Proteins from one Scleropages formosus chromosome 14, fSclFor1.1, whole genome shotgun sequence genomic window:
- the LOC108942515 gene encoding uncharacterized protein LOC108942515, translating into MPPKKRRNLIVNAHAQPGVGRRHLNENFSTLPATSTELKKGHVLHLYVCAAGSNRAETARQLKTHFSPEGFSFRKSLSSDIRMVVTATLNKYKQLTDPKEFEQFSAICDEPFDLTEAVDPEFTVPVAQLPVPQVPVVSPGIFDEKLTVEQTDSDTMTRTPDSHLQVHSEPGSSAGSRSLRGDPLTPQEAKMKQRSDFMLSTHRGVKKRYQEKVRELRRQLQTPRKCINQGIQRQKNRVETRKEEIKKLKGMLYRNVLYRELQKERNRNKTLKDTHRKLLKRRKSTETVSVAEYNEVVIKVKEKDSVISELQHELLLLQERVEDLTSTTEHPKGPKVNRKTYSSAMRMKVYDCISSKVSTANIPVVLQSIAKRDGIELKTVPQRSTVELMAQELGVISQLQTAEMILANNNVTLGFDATTQEGTHVNEIHFSTEHDSMSAAVDELAGGTAEDYCNHICQTVDDLAHTYVFFTKGTNFEETRAKLIEKISNAMTDQCATNHAAVRLVSSEWGKTLNEINCHLHPLDSIATACRSALKKVEETDGNVYGGDCMAANVILSFSKLRYKDGKGDPHGFVTFLDQKKLPRGILPRYRGNRFHVLFHSAGVLIEHYEVFLELLKDGTTLDRNLRESLCKDFSSEIAQVELQVLGIIGKHLTGPWMTKLYTPVVSGISHVDGIELVKQATQRLKEMLQDPLQILSSTEDFFGQEIVLGNTLAKLRAMPHHPQFVPMMSSCLQATIDVLERQYAKYFTLEVTEKLREETASVRCHNMDSEELMGMFSAFQKKAPRATVSFLSARMRACKNKTVEYLEELDDERRELVLEKAVRWGRIQRDRKRVTRRELKLELIRRQKDKRQERKNVKRKKV; encoded by the coding sequence ATGCCTCCAAAAAAAAGACGCAACCTCATTGTCAATGCACATGCCCAACCGGGTGTGGGAAGACGGCACCTGAACGAGAATTTTTCAACACTTCCTGCTACCAGCACTGAGTTGAAAAAGGGACATGTATTACACCTGTACGTCTGTGCAGCGGGAAGTAATAGAGCTGAGACAGCGagacaattaaaaacacatttttcacctgAGGGCTTTTCTTTCAGGAAGTCCCTGAGTTCTGATATAAGAATGGTTGTGACAGCAACATTGAATAAGTATAAACAACTCACTGACCCAAAAGAATTTGAACAGTTTTCAGCAATATGTGATGAACCGTTTGACCTCACTGAGGCAGTTGATCCTGAGTTCACAGTTCCTGTTGCACAGTTGCCAGTTCCTCAAGTTCCTGTTGTTTCACCTGGAATTTTTGATGAGAAATTAACTGTTGAACAAACAGATTCCGACACAATGACCAGAACTCCAGACAGTCACCTTCAAGTTCATTCTGAGCCAGGGTCCTCTGCCGGTTCAAGGAGTCTTCGAGGTGACCCGCTCACTCCTCAAGAAGCTAAGATGAAACAACGATCGGATTTTATGTTGTCAACCCACAGAGGAGTGAAAAAGAGATACCAAGAAAAAGTGAGAGAATTGAGGAGGCAGCTTCAGACCCCAAGAAAGTGCATAAACCAAGGCATTCAGAGGCAAAAGAATAGAGTTGAGACAAGAAAAGAAGAGATTAAAAAGCTAAAGGGTATGTTGTATAGGAATGTCCTCTACCGTGaattacagaaagaaagaaatcgCAACAAAACACTGAAGGATACGCACAGGAAACTtcttaaaagaagaaaaagcaccGAGACTGTTTCTGTGGCAGAATATAATGAAGTCGTAATAAaggtgaaggagaaggacagTGTGATATCAGAACTTCAACATGAACTCCTGCTTCTTCAGGAAAGAGTTGAAGACTTGACTTCAACCACAGAACATCCTAAGGGGCCAAAAGTTAATAGAAAGACGTACTCATCAGCCATGAGAATGAAAGTATATGACTGTATAAGTAGTAAAGTGTCGACGGCAAATATACCAGTAGTCTTACAGAGTATAGCGAAGCGTGATGGAATTGAGCTCAAAACTGTACCCCAAAGAAGCACTGTTGAGTTGATGGCCCAGGAATTAGGAGTGATTTCTCAACTGCAGACGGCTGAAATGATATTGgctaataataatgtgactttGGGATTTGATGCAACTACCCAGGAAGGTACCCATGTCAACGAAATCCATTTTAGTACCGAACATGACAGCATGTCAGCTGCAGTGGATGAGTTGGCAGGAGGAACAGCAGAAGACTACTGCAATCATATCTGCCAAACTGTAGATGATTTGGCCCACACTTATGTTTTCTTTACTAAAGGGACAAACTTCGAGGAAACTAGGGCAAAATTGATTGAGAAGATATCAAATGCGATGACTGACCAATGTGCGACCAATCACGCGGCCGTCCGTCTCGTAAGTAGCGAGTGGGGGAAAACGCTGAACGAGATCAACTGCCACTTGCACCCCCTGGATTCGATTGCGACAGCATGTAGGTCTGCATTGAAGAAAGTTGAAGAAACTGATGGGAATGTTTATGGTGGGGACTGTATGGCAGCAAATGTCATACTGTCCTTTAGCAAACTTCGTTACAAGGACGGAAAGGGAGACCCCCATGgttttgtgacttttttggATCAGAAGAAACTCCCGAGGGGCATTCTACCTCGTTACAGGGGCAATCGATTTCACGTGTTATTTCACAGTGCTGGTGTACTTATTGAGCACTATGAGGTATTTTTGGAGTTGTTGAAAGATGGCACAACCCTAGACCGTAACTTGAGAGAGAGCCTTTGCAAGGATTTTTCAAGTGAAATAGCTCAAGTGGAACTTCAGGTCCTAGGAATCATTGGGAAGCACCTGACAGGTCCCTGGATGACTAAATTGTACACCCCAGTGGTTTCTGGGATAAGTCATGTTGATGGCATAGAACTGGTCAAGCAGGCCACTCAGAGACTCAAGGAGATGTTGCAGGACCCTCTTCAGATTCTGTCATCCACGGAGGATTTTTTTGGGCAAGAGATTGTGTTGGGCAATACATTAGCGAAGTTGAGGGCAATGCCTCATCATCCCCAATTTGTTCCCATGATGTCTTCTTGTCTTCAGGCAACTATTGATGTCCTTGAGCGCCAGTATGCCAAGTACTTCACGCTAGAAGTGACAGAAAAGCTTCGGGAGGAAACCGCTTCCGTTAGATGTCACAACATGGATTCAGAAGAGTTAATGGGGATGTTTAGTGCTTTTCAGAAAAAGGCACCGCGTGCCACGGTCAGTTTTCTCTCTGCCCGGATGAGAGCCTGCAAGAACAAGACGGTGGAGTACCTGGAGGAGCTAGACGATGAAAGGAGGGAACTTGTGCTGGAAAAGGCTGTCCGATGGGGACGAATCCAAAGAGACAGGAAAAGAGTGACTCGCAGAGAACTGAAATTGGAGCTGATTAGGCGGCAGAAAGACAAAcggcaggaaagaaaaaacgttaaaagaaagaaagtttaG